The Gracilibacillus caseinilyticus genome segment AGTGTAGGTAATTGCAACAGATTTGCTGCCGCGCTTTTTCATACCTAATGCTACACCAGCTGCTTGCGTATACTGTGCACCAATTATAATTTGTGGACTTAATGCATTAACACCTTCTGGCATTTGATTTCCGTGATAATGACCACGAGAGAATAAAAATGCTTGGTAAAGTGGAAGTCCATGCCAAATCAATTGTGGAACATCACGATACCCAGGTAAGATAAAGTCTTCTTTTTCCAGGGCAAATTGTGTCCCTAGCTGAGAAGCCTCTTGTCCTGCAGTTGGTGCATAGAAACCTAAACGACCTTGACGGTTTAATGCAATAGAGCGCTGATCAAGAATTCTTGTATACACCATACGATACATAATTTCTTTTAAATCTTCATCTGATAGTTCAGGCATAGCATCTTCGTTAACGATCTTGCCGTCCTCATTCAGAATTTGAAACGTTTGGAACTGTTCTTCAATATTTTCAATAGTACGTTTCAAAAGAATTCACCTCTTCCTTTCTCAATACCTAATTTAATTTATCAAAATTAGCTTTCCCAAAAGATTAAAAAATCTGTACCAAAGTCATTATTATTGCTTTACCCTTTTCGAACAATATTTAATCAGCTTATGTAAATAAAAACTGTTACATAAGATTCTGCAATTAATATTGGTACAATTTTGGTTCATATACAGTTTAGCTTATTGAAAGGAGTTGGTCAAACACTTTGCAATAATTAATAATAATTTTCTTAAGGACTATATAAGATGCTTATCCGCTAAAATGAAAGCGTTTTATAATGATCTGTTTCATTATCTTTTTGCATCTGTACTATAAATTGTTTTTTTAAAACCGCACGTATCAATAATTTATTCATCCAATGAGAAACACCTCTGCTTCCATAATAAGGAAAAAACAGCGTTTAAACATAAGAAATTTAGGTACCTATAATACGGGATTATGTAAACTATCTGCATAGTCTCGCGTCCTGCGGAGCCTATTTCCGGAGCTTTGCTACGCACGATAAAAATATCAAAATTACCACATCGTCATACAGACTTAGTGTACATAATCCTAATTATGAGAACCCATTTTACTGAAATAATCATGAGTATGTTTCACTTTTGCCATTTGTTCAAAGATATTTTTTGGGCATATAAAAAAGCCTTCGGAAACCGAAAGCTTTACTCATATACTACATTTAATTCGACTGAATCATAAAAGTCCTGTTTTAATTGATTGTATGTATCCGTTAATTCGTTAAAATTATCATTGTATTCCATGACTTTATCGTAAGATTGATTAACCGTTTCTATCTGATTACGGAGGTCTTCTTCTTTTAAATCCTCTTTCTTGAACAGTTCATATAACTTCTGATCTTGTTCCAATGAATCCATATAAGCATCATGTAACTGCTGATATGCCTCATAACGTTGTTCCATCGTATCCACAAGTTCTTGTGCTACTTGTTTTGATTCTTCGTCTAAGTCCTCTACGTACTCTTTTACTTTAGTAAATTCTTCTTCTGCTTTGTTCATACTATCCAGCTCTGTCTGTAACAATTCCTTGCGTTCTTTAATAGTAGCAATAGCTTCATCTGATAGCGAAGTGATTTTGTCCATTTCATCAGCTGATAGTTCGATGATTTGATTATACAAATCCTGTTCTTCCTGTTCCAAAGCTGAAAAAGGTTCTTGCTGTTCTGCAAATGGCTGTTCTAATTCTACTGTCTGTTCAAGGTGTTCATACATGTCGTTAGCAACAGA includes the following:
- a CDS encoding YkyA family protein; this encodes MRRLLLTGFLLVLFIVGCSGDSVANDMYEHLEQTVELEQPFAEQQEPFSALEQEEQDLYNQIIELSADEMDKITSLSDEAIATIKERKELLQTELDSMNKAEEEFTKVKEYVEDLDEESKQVAQELVDTMEQRYEAYQQLHDAYMDSLEQDQKLYELFKKEDLKEEDLRNQIETVNQSYDKVMEYNDNFNELTDTYNQLKQDFYDSVELNVVYE